A region of the Alligator mississippiensis isolate rAllMis1 chromosome 5, rAllMis1, whole genome shotgun sequence genome:
CACTTTCCATTTGACACAGACATACTGCAATCCAGTCTCCTATAGGTCCCGTATCTCACAAGCAtcaaatgggaggaaaaaaaggaaaagttaaaCTCTTTTGAAAATACTCTTCTCTTTAGCAGTCCATTGCTAGGTTTGTGATCTTCTGTCTCCCTGTTAGTTAGTAGTTCAACTTTTTTAAAGGCCTCCTTCCAACCTCTGGGAATATCCTGTCAGTGAAATGCAACAAGCATTTGTTCAATCAGCTAGATCACAGATGAGTTCATAATGTATCCTGTAGACTATTTTAATAAAAAGCCCAAGATCTCTTTTTAGGAGATAGCATTTAATTTTTTGTAGTGTAATTTTCCTTGTTTCGGAACTGATTGTAAATGAGAAGCTTTGGCTTGACACCTCTGCTTAGATGTATGTTTTGGGATTTTGTTTTTTAGGTCAGATAAAACTCTTCAAGATATTGTGTACAAACTAGTACCAGGCCTTTTCAAAAGTGAGTAGTTAAATCAAGCAGTGTCACATGTACCTACTATGCTTTTTCTTCCCATATAGTAACAAAGATAAACTAAATGAACAAATAATCTGCTTTCCCATCCAGATGAAATGAAAAGAAGAAGGGATTTTTATGCTGCTCATCCCTCAGCTGATGGTAAAAGCTTCTGGTTTATACCTTTTAATAAAACTAAGGTTCACCTCACCTTCTATTTAAAAGCAAAGATGCCTTAATATCTCCTGTCACTTACAATTATTTAACCATAAATCCATTCCAAGGTGTAGATTCAGCTTAATGTTTAAAAATGATAATAGCAACTTAAATAAAGCAATACATAACCTTGTTACTGAAGTTTTCCCTTGTTGCTGAGAATCCCCATTCTTTCTGATTTGAATTTCAAAATGTAAATTATTGTGGAAATTTCTGCGCAGCTGCCAATGGCTCTAATGAAGACAGGGGagaagttgctgatgaagacaaaAGAATTATAACAGATGACGAGATCATAAGCTTATCCATTGAGTTCTTTGATCAGAATAGGCAAGTTCTATGAGCAATTTTATCCTTATCTGTATGTTAACAGCTCTTTTCAGTATTTGTTCTAATTGTTTCATTCCTTTTCCCCAGACTGGAACGAAAAggaaataaagagagagaaaaatcaaaggAAGAGGTAAATAACCTCTCTTTACTTAAGGCAGAGTGTAGACAGAAGGAAACAATTATTTCTTTTAGAGGTTGGTGGTCAAGCTGAATAAAGTATTAATATCCACCAAGATAAAAATCCTTGTAGCATATAAAGGTGTTAAACAGAGATTTACAATATGGGTTTGTAGATGTAGACAGACATAATTTTGGCAGACAAAATGAAGACTgtgctgatatttttttttaaaaaggaaactgaAGTTCTGGAGAtttttttggtcattttttaaagaaataaaagtaaagaATAATTtgttagaagaaagaaaaatattttaatttcattttttaaaaacaggtcaTTAGTTTGAATAGTTTGTTTTAGGACCTTTCTGTATACAATTATAAATAATTGATTGTTCCCAGATATTTAATTTGAGTACTTAGCACCTATTTCTGATTGTCTTCATAAGGAATTCTAACTAGGAATCTGCCAACTGAAGTTAATCATTTATTACAATTGTACACACTATATTGCATCATACTGTAATAGTCTATTGgtataaatactttaaaaaatcttGTTTGTTGTTAATAAATAGACTGACATTTTTCAAATATACTGTTAGGTGAATGACAAAAGATATTTACGCTGCCCAGCAGCCATGACAGTGATGCATCTAAGAAAGTTTCTCCGAAGTAAAATGGATATACCTAATACTTTCCAGGTACCTTGGGTGGATGGGGAagtttggggtttctttttttttccttttaacagtCCTCCTATGctaagcttcccctgctggctgacTCTCTCTTTAAAGTGCCTTTCTGATTACGTGTTTAACTCAGACCCAGAGAATAACAACTAAGCATTCATAGGGTGCAGTTTTGGTAGgcataagaaaatattttgaagtctCACAGAAGCTTTTTGTTTCTGTTGTATTCCTTTAAATTTTAGTACTGCCCTCTGCAAGTATTGAGGTATcaggaaattgtttttcagaaaagattatttaaaagaaaaaaagtaattcCGATATTTGTTTGTCATCAAGGAAGAGTTCTTCCTTGCACTGCAGTTTTAGCATCAATATTTTTAAGTCTCTGACAATATTGCTTCCAGATCATTTTCACTCTAAAGAAAAGCTGCctgctttgaattatttttttctgatacttATTAATCCAAAGATTAATGTTTTACATAGATCGATGTGATGTATGAAGAGGAGCCCTTGAAGGACTACTATACGCTAATGGACATTGCTTACATTTATACTTGGAGAAGGGTAAATAGCTCCTGTACCACCTCCTCTCCTGCTGTAATCTTTCGTGGTTCAAAGAGTGCTTACAGTGTGTTTTCTTTGCTGTGCAGAATGGACCTCTTCCTCTGAAGTATCGAGTTCGACCTACTTGTAAAAGAATGAAGATCAGCCACCAGAGAGAAGGCTTAAATAATAGTGGGGAACTAGAAAGTGACTCTGGGAGTGACAAggcaagcagcccagcaggaggcATCCCCTCCACGTCCTCCTGTTTGCCTAGCCCCAGCACTCCGGTGCAGTCTCCCCATCCTCAATTTCCTCATATCTCTAGTACTATGAATGGaaccagcagcagccccagcagtaaCCATCAGCCCTCCTTAACCAACAGAGCACGGAAAACATCGATAAATGGCTCGTCAGCAACTTCCTCTGGTTGACACTTTCAATGAGACTCTCGAAAAAGAACCCTGATTTATATAGATCTCTTCATGCCATTACAGCTTTATAGATGCAAATTATTGTGACTATCGTCCAAATCGCTTTCTTTTGTAGTGACACCGACCTTGGCTATAAAAGAGGGACTAAATGACATTCATATGGACGTTATCTGAAATGACAGATTTTTCCATAAAGAATTGTCCCCAGAGGACTGGGAAGCAAGCAACTGTGATGTGTTCCGAGTGCCTCGGAAGTCTCCAGAAGTGGATATAAACATTGGGACATAGTTTGTTAATCCAGACTAACTCCTGCATTACATTCTCTCCAATTGTTATTGTTATGATGCTGTTTTGTGAACCTGTAGAAAGCAAGTGCTTTTTCATCTTGGAATTCAACAAAACGGAAAGGATATGCATAAAACAATGCATATATGTAGCCATGTCACTGTGAATAACAATTTTGCGTATTAGCCATTTTGATTCTTATGTTGCATCCTTACTTCTCTGTTGCTGCGCAGAACCGATCAAAAGGAACATAAACTTCAGTTTTACAATCTGTATGCCTAAAAG
Encoded here:
- the BMI1 gene encoding polycomb complex protein BMI-1; this encodes MHRTTRIKITELNPHLMCVLCGGYFIDATTIIECLHSFCKTCIVRYLETSKYCPICDVQVHKTRPLLNIRSDKTLQDIVYKLVPGLFKNEMKRRRDFYAAHPSADAANGSNEDRGEVADEDKRIITDDEIISLSIEFFDQNRLERKGNKEREKSKEEVNDKRYLRCPAAMTVMHLRKFLRSKMDIPNTFQIDVMYEEEPLKDYYTLMDIAYIYTWRRNGPLPLKYRVRPTCKRMKISHQREGLNNSGELESDSGSDKASSPAGGIPSTSSCLPSPSTPVQSPHPQFPHISSTMNGTSSSPSSNHQPSLTNRARKTSINGSSATSSG